One Streptomyces hundungensis DNA segment encodes these proteins:
- a CDS encoding DUF4097 family beta strand repeat-containing protein, with amino-acid sequence MQKFATAAPMTAVIAIPAGRVRIIAGDQEYTTVEVKPAQAGKSRDVKAAEQAAVAYDNGVLRVESLVGNEYFGPSGSLDVTVELPAGSRIEATAGSAEFRTLGRLGDVIFDGAHGSVHLEETAALRLTVQAADVTVGRVAGDSRITVANGDIHITEALHGTLALHTQAGHITVGAARGVSATLDAGTSYGRVENALRNTQGAESTLNIHATTSYGDITARSV; translated from the coding sequence CGGCGGGCCGGGTCCGGATCATCGCCGGCGACCAGGAGTACACCACGGTCGAGGTCAAGCCCGCGCAGGCCGGTAAGAGCCGGGACGTGAAGGCGGCCGAACAGGCCGCGGTCGCCTACGACAACGGCGTCCTGCGCGTCGAATCCCTGGTGGGCAACGAGTACTTCGGCCCTTCGGGCAGCCTGGACGTGACGGTCGAGCTGCCCGCCGGTTCCCGTATCGAGGCGACGGCGGGCAGCGCCGAGTTCCGCACCCTGGGCCGCCTGGGCGATGTCATCTTCGACGGCGCCCACGGCAGCGTCCACCTGGAAGAGACAGCCGCGTTGCGCCTCACCGTGCAGGCGGCGGACGTCACGGTCGGCCGCGTCGCCGGCGACAGCCGGATCACCGTGGCCAACGGCGACATCCACATCACCGAAGCCCTCCACGGCACCCTCGCCCTGCACACCCAGGCGGGCCACATCACCGTCGGCGCCGCTCGTGGGGTGTCCGCGACCCTGGACGCGGGCACGTCATACGGCCGCGTCGAGAACGCCCTCCGCAACACCCAGGGCGCCGAGTCCACTTTGAACATCCACGCGACCACCTCCTACGGCGACATCACCGCCCGCAGCGTGTGA
- a CDS encoding TetR/AcrR family transcriptional regulator encodes MSTTGRRPDAAQNRTRIVEAARAALAESQHVHLNEIAKRAGVGQGTLYRNFSNREALLAEVYRRDVDELVAAATDLLAAHEPGEALRKWLDRVIDYAEVKRGVLAALEPEAWQDLVAHSHNPIEGALGLLLDAAKAAGSIRTDVGARGVLLLIAYLSRVRHDEWEAMARPLMNVIFDGLRRQGADG; translated from the coding sequence ATGAGCACGACGGGGCGCCGTCCGGATGCGGCGCAGAATCGGACCCGCATCGTGGAGGCCGCCCGGGCGGCCCTGGCCGAGTCCCAGCACGTCCACCTCAACGAGATCGCCAAGCGGGCCGGGGTGGGGCAGGGGACGCTCTACCGGAATTTTTCCAACCGCGAAGCGCTGCTTGCCGAGGTCTACCGACGTGACGTCGATGAACTCGTCGCCGCCGCCACCGACCTGCTGGCGGCGCACGAGCCCGGGGAGGCCCTACGGAAGTGGCTCGACCGGGTGATCGACTACGCCGAGGTCAAGCGGGGTGTCCTGGCGGCGCTCGAACCGGAGGCGTGGCAGGACCTCGTCGCCCACAGCCACAACCCCATCGAAGGAGCCCTCGGCCTACTGCTGGACGCCGCGAAGGCGGCCGGCTCCATCCGTACGGATGTGGGCGCGCGCGGGGTCCTTCTGCTCATCGCCTACCTCAGTCGGGTGCGTCACGACGAGTGGGAAGCGATGGCGCGGCCACTGATGAACGTCATCTTCGACGGCCTCCGCCGTCAAGGCGCGGATGGCTGA
- a CDS encoding class I SAM-dependent methyltransferase has translation MGSSDVQGRLWGQASEDWLGVERFAVPSYEAVFDLLRIGAGVRLLDVGCGAGLALRMAVERGADVTGLDASEGLLDIARRRLPGADLRQGELEELPYADASFDAVTSFNAVQFAADPVAALRETKRVTAPGGRVAVLTWGDPARCETRHVFEAIAELLPPPPAGAAGPFALSAPGALEALVQRAGLTPEDDGEAEAPFTFPDVDSAVRIQMSAGPFRCAIEVAGEDATRETLRKAFAPARQPDGSYRQENVFRYLICR, from the coding sequence ATGGGTTCTTCTGATGTGCAGGGGAGGCTCTGGGGACAGGCCTCCGAGGACTGGTTGGGTGTCGAGCGTTTCGCTGTTCCGTCGTACGAGGCGGTGTTCGACCTCCTGCGGATCGGTGCAGGGGTGCGTCTGCTGGATGTGGGGTGCGGGGCCGGTCTGGCGCTGCGGATGGCGGTGGAACGCGGGGCCGACGTAACCGGTCTGGACGCGTCCGAGGGGCTGCTCGACATCGCCCGCCGACGCCTGCCGGGAGCCGATCTGCGCCAGGGCGAACTGGAGGAACTCCCTTACGCCGACGCCTCCTTCGACGCGGTGACCTCGTTCAACGCCGTTCAGTTCGCCGCCGACCCGGTGGCGGCGCTGAGGGAAACGAAACGCGTCACCGCTCCCGGCGGCCGGGTGGCGGTGTTGACCTGGGGCGATCCCGCGCGGTGCGAGACCCGGCACGTCTTCGAGGCCATCGCGGAACTCCTGCCGCCACCGCCGGCGGGTGCGGCCGGTCCGTTCGCCCTCAGCGCCCCCGGCGCGCTGGAGGCTCTCGTCCAGCGCGCCGGCCTCACCCCCGAGGACGACGGCGAGGCCGAAGCCCCCTTCACCTTCCCCGACGTGGACTCAGCGGTACGGATCCAGATGTCGGCGGGGCCGTTTCGATGTGCCATCGAGGTGGCGGGCGAGGACGCGACCCGCGAGACGTTGCGAAAGGCCTTCGCGCCCGCTCGCCAACCCGACGGCTCGTACCGTCAGGAGAACGTCTTCCGGTACCTCATCTGTCGCTGA
- a CDS encoding glutaredoxin domain-containing protein has product MMRAWTVPILLMLCGSALAAGLVSSGTAGTAAAVLLLFVLLAGVNSPLIFPKSVGASEARRLSEIDGRPVVFWRPGCQYCIRLRIRLGRGARQLYWVNIWRDPDGAAEVRTANDGNETVPTVVVAGRPHTNPDPAWVREQLSPSA; this is encoded by the coding sequence ATGATGCGCGCTTGGACTGTGCCGATACTGCTGATGCTCTGTGGATCGGCCCTTGCGGCCGGACTGGTTTCCAGTGGGACGGCCGGGACGGCTGCGGCCGTCCTGCTGCTGTTCGTACTGCTCGCGGGTGTGAATTCGCCGCTGATCTTTCCGAAGTCGGTCGGCGCGTCGGAGGCACGGCGTCTCAGCGAGATCGACGGCCGACCCGTCGTCTTCTGGCGGCCGGGCTGCCAGTACTGCATCCGGTTGCGTATCCGATTGGGCCGCGGCGCCCGTCAGTTGTACTGGGTCAACATCTGGCGCGATCCCGACGGCGCGGCAGAGGTGAGAACGGCCAACGACGGCAACGAGACCGTGCCGACGGTCGTCGTGGCGGGTCGGCCCCACACCAACCCCGACCCGGCGTGGGTGCGCGAACAGCTCTCGCCGTCCGCGTGA
- a CDS encoding SDR family oxidoreductase, with protein MAITGASGGIGEATARLLARRGAAVVLSARRAERVDAIARDIREEGGRAVSCAVDVTEAEDLQRLVSTAVEAYGRLDVLVNNAGIAPISPLAALDTEGWTAMIDVNLRGMLNGVAAALPVFREQGSGHLVSIVSVAGLSVSPSMAVYAATKNAVRTVHEGLRAESTDGVVRTTAISPGYVRTDLADSMADPHFRERTRRNMDAMGIPPAAVARAVAFAIEQPGDVEIGEINVRPTAQG; from the coding sequence GTGGCCATCACCGGCGCGAGCGGCGGCATCGGCGAAGCCACGGCCCGCCTTCTCGCGCGGCGCGGCGCCGCGGTCGTCCTCTCGGCACGACGCGCCGAGCGGGTCGACGCGATAGCGCGGGACATCCGGGAGGAGGGTGGCCGGGCGGTCTCGTGCGCCGTCGACGTCACCGAGGCCGAGGACCTGCAACGCCTGGTCTCCACCGCCGTCGAGGCGTACGGCCGGCTCGATGTCCTGGTGAACAACGCGGGCATCGCCCCGATCAGTCCGCTCGCCGCCCTCGACACCGAGGGGTGGACGGCCATGATCGACGTGAACCTCCGTGGCATGCTCAACGGTGTCGCCGCCGCACTGCCCGTCTTCCGGGAGCAGGGTTCGGGCCACCTGGTCAGCATCGTCTCCGTGGCCGGCCTGTCCGTATCTCCCTCGATGGCCGTCTACGCCGCGACCAAGAACGCGGTGCGCACCGTGCACGAAGGGCTGCGGGCGGAGTCCACTGACGGAGTGGTGCGCACGACGGCCATCTCTCCGGGGTACGTCCGCACCGATCTCGCCGACTCCATGGCGGACCCGCACTTCCGCGAGCGGACGCGCCGGAACATGGACGCGATGGGCATCCCACCGGCCGCGGTCGCCCGCGCGGTGGCCTTCGCCATCGAGCAGCCCGGGGATGTCGAGATCGGCGAGATCAACGTCCGCCCCACCGCCCAGGGTTGA
- a CDS encoding DUF4253 domain-containing protein, translated as MVDPTPLPPTLHPLFPDGAAEQSSLATPLPPGRLITPAGSEGNAPVMWLSDGPTPTGLWEKLHREHARSGLWPLLLTHPANDPDFRPWATGELAPGQSSAPDFHDPEAVLRGWWNALVDGSPDHPQDAAERLQMLEPYGPDWPGLAPTPRPAAGDAPADAADAADAVAGWLLDHDPKLRIGLVRADSGAEALAACGWTGAARHADTGAIAAVLRGWEQRYGARLVEVGPGGLRLSVTARPDGLEEALPVAAEHVAFCPDNVFRGTESLTDYAEELVEEKCWSFWWH; from the coding sequence ATGGTTGATCCGACGCCCCTGCCGCCCACCCTCCACCCGCTCTTCCCCGACGGCGCCGCCGAGCAGTCCTCGCTCGCTACTCCTCTGCCGCCGGGCCGGCTGATCACCCCGGCGGGATCCGAGGGGAACGCCCCGGTCATGTGGCTGAGCGACGGGCCGACTCCGACCGGGCTCTGGGAGAAGCTGCATCGGGAGCATGCGCGATCGGGGCTGTGGCCGCTGCTGCTGACCCATCCGGCAAACGACCCGGACTTCCGCCCCTGGGCCACGGGCGAACTCGCCCCGGGGCAGTCGTCCGCGCCCGACTTCCACGACCCCGAGGCCGTCCTGCGAGGCTGGTGGAACGCCTTGGTCGACGGCAGCCCGGACCATCCGCAGGACGCGGCGGAGCGGCTTCAGATGCTGGAGCCGTACGGTCCTGACTGGCCCGGCCTCGCGCCCACCCCGCGCCCGGCGGCCGGGGACGCTCCGGCCGATGCCGCCGATGCCGCCGATGCCGTGGCCGGCTGGCTGCTGGACCACGACCCCAAGCTACGGATCGGACTCGTCCGCGCGGACAGCGGCGCCGAAGCGCTGGCCGCCTGTGGCTGGACCGGAGCGGCCCGCCACGCGGACACCGGCGCGATCGCCGCGGTCCTGCGCGGGTGGGAGCAGCGGTATGGAGCCCGCCTTGTCGAGGTCGGCCCGGGCGGCCTGCGGCTGAGCGTGACGGCGCGGCCGGACGGCCTGGAAGAGGCGCTGCCGGTGGCGGCCGAGCATGTCGCGTTCTGCCCCGACAACGTCTTTCGCGGCACTGAGAGCCTCACCGACTACGCCGAGGAACTCGTCGAGGAGAAGTGCTGGTCCTTCTGGTGGCACTGA
- a CDS encoding VOC family protein, which yields MTIQRMDNVGIVVDDLDAAVAFFTALGMELEGRMPIDGRWAGSVVGLDEMRSEIAMMRIPNAPGRLELAKYHSPEAITPEPAVTPANTLGLHRVMFAVDDIEDTLARLRPHGAELVGEVTRFEDSYLLCYLRGPSGIILALAEQLS from the coding sequence ATGACCATTCAGCGCATGGACAATGTCGGCATCGTCGTCGACGACCTGGACGCCGCCGTCGCCTTCTTCACCGCCCTCGGCATGGAGCTCGAAGGCAGGATGCCGATCGACGGACGCTGGGCGGGAAGCGTCGTCGGACTCGACGAGATGCGGAGCGAGATCGCGATGATGCGGATCCCGAACGCGCCGGGGCGGCTGGAGCTGGCGAAGTATCACAGCCCTGAGGCGATCACCCCTGAACCGGCGGTGACGCCGGCGAACACGCTGGGTCTGCATCGCGTCATGTTCGCCGTGGACGACATCGAGGACACCCTCGCCCGCCTGCGCCCGCACGGCGCCGAACTCGTCGGCGAGGTGACGCGCTTCGAGGACAGCTACCTGCTCTGTTACCTCCGCGGGCCGAGCGGGATCATCCTGGCACTGGCCGAACAACTGAGCTGA
- a CDS encoding transglycosylase SLT domain-containing protein encodes MPRPSLFPLEGFSVSNAVIRRIAASKKTLAGTVVAVGVAGSLFATVPAQAAPVNAKAIAQQMIKDPAQFAAFSKIVSQESGWDHTATNSSSGAYGLVQALPASKMASAGADWKTNPATQIKWGLDYMNSRYGSPVGAWNFWQNHHWY; translated from the coding sequence ATGCCGCGACCGTCCTTGTTCCCTTTGGAAGGCTTCTCTGTGTCCAACGCTGTCATCCGCCGTATCGCCGCTTCGAAGAAGACTCTCGCGGGTACCGTCGTCGCCGTGGGTGTCGCCGGTTCTCTGTTCGCCACGGTTCCCGCTCAGGCGGCTCCGGTGAACGCGAAGGCGATCGCCCAGCAGATGATCAAGGACCCGGCTCAGTTCGCGGCGTTCAGCAAGATCGTGTCGCAGGAGAGTGGCTGGGACCACACCGCCACGAACTCCTCCTCGGGTGCGTATGGTCTGGTCCAGGCGCTGCCGGCGTCGAAGATGGCCTCTGCCGGTGCGGACTGGAAGACCAACCCCGCAACCCAGATCAAGTGGGGCCTGGACTACATGAACTCCCGCTACGGCAGCCCCGTCGGCGCCTGGAACTTCTGGCAGAACCACCACTGGTACTGA
- a CDS encoding helix-turn-helix domain-containing protein produces the protein MARPEIPLPSATSALGRLATYLRSERTRMGLTYTQLSERAELSPSTLQRAASGTTLPTLAVAVAFDQACGGKGEARELWRAAQREQRRQLTGPRPTGPLLDLVSDLKDLSDALIELHDRNGAPSMRLMEQRAEAKASQHGPLSRSAAHRILRRRAVPRTQKQLHAFLTACQVADVERPKWVRAWLTAQRGHRPEPTYKSPYYAERKADAAVSLGGRGSAQWAASSFRAVGLEPLEAFHGFTAPWSFRCTRCNSVGRGRLSDLGRPSGGCQVCRRRKEDENEGGVTAAD, from the coding sequence ATGGCGCGTCCAGAGATTCCCCTGCCCTCCGCCACCAGCGCGCTCGGCCGGCTGGCCACGTATCTGCGCAGCGAACGAACCCGTATGGGCCTCACTTACACACAGCTCAGCGAACGCGCGGAACTCAGCCCCTCCACCCTGCAACGCGCCGCCAGTGGAACGACCCTGCCCACGCTGGCCGTCGCCGTCGCCTTCGACCAGGCCTGCGGGGGGAAGGGCGAGGCACGCGAGCTGTGGCGGGCCGCGCAGCGCGAACAGCGCAGACAGCTGACGGGCCCCCGGCCGACCGGCCCTCTGCTCGATCTCGTGTCGGACCTCAAGGATTTGAGCGACGCGCTGATCGAACTCCACGACCGCAACGGAGCGCCTTCCATGCGCTTGATGGAGCAGCGCGCGGAGGCGAAAGCCTCGCAGCACGGGCCGCTCTCCCGATCGGCAGCCCACCGGATCCTTCGCCGGCGTGCCGTTCCCCGCACCCAGAAGCAGCTCCACGCCTTCCTCACCGCCTGCCAGGTCGCGGACGTCGAACGTCCCAAGTGGGTCCGCGCATGGCTGACCGCGCAGCGCGGCCATCGGCCCGAACCGACGTACAAGAGCCCGTACTACGCGGAACGGAAGGCGGACGCGGCCGTTTCCCTGGGCGGCCGCGGCAGCGCCCAGTGGGCCGCGTCGAGCTTCCGTGCCGTGGGACTTGAGCCCTTGGAGGCGTTCCACGGGTTCACGGCGCCCTGGTCCTTCCGTTGCACCCGGTGCAACTCGGTGGGGCGAGGCCGCCTCTCCGACCTGGGGCGGCCCAGCGGCGGCTGCCAGGTGTGCCGACGACGAAAAGAGGACGAGAACGAGGGGGGCGTGACCGCCGCCGATTGA